From a single Sphingobium lignivorans genomic region:
- a CDS encoding efflux RND transporter periplasmic adaptor subunit, producing MMIPSRPGRCHALFVMASALTLSACSGDAPPPAPPPPDVSVVRVSPTQMAVADELPGRVVAFRVAEIRPQVNGVIQRRLFEQGTEVRAGQPLFQINPAPFRADANSAAAAVQRAQAALARASLQEKRLAPLVKADAVSGQDYDDAVATRDQAAADLAASRADLARRQVDLGFATVRSPISGRIDQAVFTEGALASMTSEQPLATVQQIDRVYVDVRQPAARLEMLREAARAGTAAKGAPVEIVSSDGRALPVKGRLLFSGISVDPSTGEVIARVEVPNADRALLPGMFVRARLPRLAIPDALTVPEQAVQRDPTGKASVSVVGKDGKVAPRPIQTGDTRDGKIIVTGGLKAGETIIVEGQDRVQPGMVVKPQPWRGAAPAQR from the coding sequence ATGATGATACCCTCCCGCCCCGGGCGTTGCCACGCCCTGTTCGTCATGGCCTCTGCGCTGACGCTGTCCGCCTGCTCCGGAGACGCGCCGCCCCCTGCGCCTCCGCCGCCAGACGTGTCCGTCGTGCGGGTCTCCCCCACGCAGATGGCCGTGGCGGACGAACTGCCGGGCCGGGTCGTGGCGTTCCGCGTGGCCGAAATCCGGCCCCAGGTGAACGGCGTGATCCAGCGCCGGCTGTTCGAGCAGGGGACGGAAGTGCGGGCCGGGCAGCCCCTGTTCCAGATCAATCCCGCGCCTTTCCGTGCCGATGCCAACAGCGCCGCCGCCGCCGTGCAGCGCGCGCAGGCGGCGCTCGCGCGCGCCAGCCTGCAGGAAAAGCGCCTCGCCCCGCTGGTGAAGGCCGACGCGGTGAGCGGGCAGGATTATGACGATGCCGTGGCCACCCGCGACCAGGCTGCCGCCGATCTCGCGGCGAGCCGGGCGGATCTGGCGCGCAGGCAGGTCGATCTCGGCTTCGCCACGGTGCGCTCGCCGATCAGCGGGCGGATCGACCAGGCGGTGTTCACCGAGGGCGCCCTTGCCAGCATGACCAGCGAGCAGCCGCTCGCCACCGTTCAACAGATTGACCGCGTCTATGTGGACGTGCGTCAGCCGGCCGCCCGCCTCGAAATGCTGCGCGAGGCGGCGCGTGCCGGTACTGCCGCCAAGGGCGCGCCAGTGGAAATCGTCTCCAGCGACGGACGCGCGCTGCCGGTCAAGGGCCGGCTGCTCTTCTCCGGCATCAGCGTGGACCCGAGCACTGGCGAAGTGATCGCCCGCGTCGAGGTGCCCAATGCCGACCGCGCGCTGCTGCCCGGCATGTTCGTGCGTGCCCGCCTGCCGCGCCTCGCCATTCCCGACGCCCTGACCGTGCCCGAACAGGCCGTGCAGCGCGACCCGACCGGAAAGGCGAGCGTCAGCGTCGTGGGCAAGGACGGCAAGGTCGCGCCCCGGCCGATCCAGACCGGCGACACGCGCGACGGCAAGATCATCGTGACCGGCGGCCTCAAGGCCGGCGAGACGATCATCGTCGAGGGGCAGGACCGCGTCCAGCCCGGCATGGTCGTGAAGCCGCAGCCCTGGCGCGGCGCCGCGCCGGCGCAGCGCTGA
- a CDS encoding response regulator transcription factor yields the protein MNTDNALILVAEDEPEIAEVIAAYLEREGFRTVRAADGRSALELHLALKPDLVMLDVQMPRLDGWAVLAELRRRGDTPVIMLTALDQDIDKLQALRIGADDYVVKPFNAMEVAVRTRAVLRRSGGGNGKTLRVGAVEVDLDSHLASVVAQENADRVTLPLTLTEFRILAHMARAPRRAFSRSELVDACLPGGEALDRTVDTHLSKLRRKLEEAGAPGLVNNVRGVGFRLADVS from the coding sequence ATGAATACCGACAATGCCCTCATCCTGGTGGCCGAAGACGAGCCCGAGATTGCCGAGGTCATCGCCGCCTATCTGGAACGCGAGGGTTTCCGCACGGTGCGGGCAGCCGACGGGCGTTCGGCGCTGGAGCTTCATCTCGCTCTCAAGCCCGATCTCGTGATGCTCGACGTGCAGATGCCGCGCCTCGATGGATGGGCCGTGCTCGCGGAACTGCGTCGGCGGGGCGACACGCCGGTGATCATGCTGACGGCGCTGGATCAGGATATCGACAAGCTGCAGGCCCTGCGGATCGGCGCGGACGATTATGTGGTGAAACCGTTCAATGCCATGGAAGTCGCGGTGCGCACCCGGGCGGTGCTGCGCCGCTCGGGTGGCGGCAATGGCAAGACATTGCGGGTGGGGGCCGTCGAGGTCGATCTCGACAGTCATCTCGCGAGCGTGGTCGCGCAGGAAAATGCAGATCGCGTGACGCTGCCGCTGACGCTCACCGAGTTCCGCATTCTGGCCCATATGGCGCGTGCACCCCGCCGGGCCTTCTCGCGCAGCGAGCTGGTCGATGCCTGCCTCCCCGGGGGTGAGGCGCTCGACCGCACTGTCGACACGCATCTGAGCAAGCTGCGCCGCAAGCTCGAGGAAGCAGGCGCGCCGGGGCTCGTCAATAACGTCCGGGGCGTCGGGTTCCGGCTGGCGGACGTGTCGTGA
- a CDS encoding MFS transporter, producing the protein MQASPDSQATAAAPPLADVRISRLHLAAFTLPVLLFQAIEMAWRAYLPRFLNLDVGIALGLVGALMLGARLLDAMADPLLGWLSDMRPTRFGRRKPWMAVGAILVPLGALPLFLAPAGSAFGTIVIASLLLHIGYSFIITPHGGWGLELSRDRHQRTRIMGAKVWFGVLGSLAMLGILAILERGFGISLRAEMALVGWTIALLAPLTVLCVILLFQERATPVAHAPRHPARLFLAMLRDPAMRALLMLYMVTGIGDAAAASSFLYLVEDALSLERWGASLLLIQPVVALVALPVWSRLSARIGRRNVLMISYGWQAVCVAMLLALPPGAPLMLAGILVLKGLGWGVDFMLLRAMVADLSDKDADGTTVAGSYYGVSSIALKIAMGLGSGGVLWGLALVSGEAWDDLRTVAIRLLHCAPVMIGAVVAIRILRGRGQIERAGSDVAIA; encoded by the coding sequence ATGCAAGCCAGCCCAGACTCGCAGGCGACTGCCGCCGCACCGCCTTTGGCGGACGTGCGCATCAGCCGCCTCCATCTGGCGGCCTTCACCTTGCCGGTGCTGCTGTTCCAGGCGATCGAGATGGCCTGGCGCGCTTATCTTCCCCGGTTCCTCAACCTCGATGTCGGCATCGCGCTGGGTCTCGTCGGTGCGCTGATGCTGGGCGCGCGGCTGCTCGACGCGATGGCGGACCCTCTGCTGGGCTGGCTGAGCGACATGCGGCCGACGCGCTTCGGCCGGCGCAAGCCGTGGATGGCGGTCGGCGCCATCCTCGTGCCGCTCGGTGCGCTGCCGCTGTTCCTGGCCCCGGCGGGCTCGGCGTTCGGGACCATCGTCATCGCGAGCCTGCTCCTTCACATCGGCTATTCGTTCATCATCACGCCTCATGGCGGCTGGGGACTGGAGCTTTCGCGGGACAGGCACCAGCGCACGCGCATTATGGGCGCCAAGGTGTGGTTCGGGGTGCTCGGGTCCCTCGCCATGCTGGGCATTCTGGCGATTCTGGAGCGCGGCTTCGGCATATCGCTGCGCGCGGAAATGGCGCTGGTCGGCTGGACGATCGCGCTTCTCGCGCCCCTGACGGTGCTGTGCGTCATTCTCCTGTTCCAGGAGCGCGCCACGCCGGTCGCGCACGCCCCCCGGCATCCGGCGCGCCTCTTCCTCGCCATGCTCCGCGATCCCGCGATGCGCGCGCTGCTGATGCTCTACATGGTCACGGGCATCGGAGATGCCGCCGCGGCGAGCAGCTTTCTTTATCTCGTGGAGGATGCCTTGTCGCTGGAGCGGTGGGGCGCCTCGCTCCTGCTCATCCAGCCCGTGGTGGCGCTGGTCGCGCTGCCGGTCTGGAGTCGCCTCAGTGCCCGGATCGGGCGGCGCAACGTCCTGATGATCTCTTATGGCTGGCAGGCCGTCTGCGTCGCGATGCTGCTGGCCCTGCCCCCGGGTGCACCGCTCATGCTCGCCGGCATCCTGGTGCTGAAAGGCCTTGGCTGGGGCGTGGACTTCATGTTGCTGCGCGCGATGGTTGCCGATCTGTCGGACAAGGATGCGGACGGCACGACCGTGGCCGGCAGCTATTATGGCGTGAGCAGCATTGCCCTGAAGATCGCGATGGGCCTCGGCAGCGGCGGCGTGCTCTGGGGGCTCGCTCTGGTTTCGGGCGAAGCGTGGGATGACCTGCGCACCGTGGCGATCCGCCTGCTGCATTGCGCACCGGTCATGATCGGGGCCGTCGTGGCGATACGCATCCTGCGCGGCCGGGGACAGATCGAACGCGCCGGTTCGGATGTCGCGATCGCCTAG
- a CDS encoding tyrosine-protein phosphatase — protein sequence MARGGVTVVAERVLPSEQGSNFRDIGGYVTRDGHIVRWGKAFRSGAMPMLTKADYSLIDQLGLNAVVDLRSLEEREVAPDQVDDRTGALFVANDYSLKPLLAAYGKGDGENAYRGMEKLLIPQLRSLYRLLAADDGAVLYHCSAGQDRTGMATALLYDMLGVDRETILKDYHASTALRRPQWEMPDVDPADYPNNPILRFYIDKDGKKRTVAEPLYTPSGASHLAQFFTYIDTQYGGSEAFMKQALRLDESDIAKLRKTMLD from the coding sequence ATGGCAAGGGGGGGCGTCACGGTCGTCGCCGAACGCGTGCTGCCGTCCGAGCAGGGCAGCAACTTCCGCGACATCGGTGGCTATGTCACCAGGGACGGGCACATCGTCCGCTGGGGCAAGGCCTTCCGCTCCGGCGCCATGCCCATGCTGACGAAGGCCGACTACAGCCTTATCGACCAGCTCGGGCTCAACGCCGTGGTGGACCTGCGTTCGCTCGAGGAACGCGAGGTGGCGCCCGATCAGGTGGACGATCGCACCGGTGCCCTGTTCGTCGCCAATGATTATTCGCTCAAGCCGCTGCTTGCCGCTTACGGAAAGGGCGATGGCGAGAATGCCTATCGCGGCATGGAGAAACTGCTGATCCCACAGCTTCGCTCGCTCTATCGGCTTCTCGCCGCCGATGACGGCGCCGTTCTCTACCACTGCTCGGCGGGGCAGGACCGCACCGGCATGGCGACGGCGCTGCTCTATGACATGCTTGGCGTCGATCGCGAGACGATCCTCAAGGACTATCATGCCTCGACGGCGCTGCGCCGGCCGCAATGGGAAATGCCGGACGTCGACCCGGCCGACTATCCCAACAACCCGATCCTGCGTTTCTACATCGACAAGGACGGCAAGAAGCGCACGGTGGCCGAGCCGCTCTACACGCCGAGCGGCGCCTCGCATCTGGCGCAGTTCTTCACGTATATCGACACGCAATATGGCGGTTCGGAAGCCTTCATGAAGCAGGCGCTGCGTCTGGACGAAAGCGATATCGCCAAGCTGCGCAAGACCATGCTGGACTGA
- a CDS encoding TonB-dependent receptor, whose product MTLPSALLLRTTAICGVLLLTQPSVALAQQTVAPEEGAEEADEIVITGSILSAQQDSIALKRNAPNLSDVAASDAVGRFPDQNAAAALSRLPAVAVQRDQGQERYIQVRGAPNRWTSVSIDGIPMVGVDEGGDTRAFRFDAIPAVLLSQMVINKSLTSDLQADAVVATIDLRTYSPMDRKGLHVSGDLGYGQMSLGGGEQRQGSLRLSWSNDNFGVVIGGSHYRRKQLTDNREVGAYDAKGPTEFDIRQYEIERWNNGLFGGVEFDPGNGLRLYAKAIFSEFNDNEQRNQYEFRLDRATGGTRTQDSGSLTGVPLRGSFNFGEYRNRNYIGTIGGDYDTGDGLTASLKLNYTKTENTSYLPLVQASTSGANNLSLNYDNSNPNFPIVTINGTFNQASMTSAGAYMIAARQKTVSDSYTAKLDVAKEMGDLTLSAGALYADRDIDGTLFSTSNLAMIGAQGAAVGQPFDINSYVTNRPWDTGFPLGVTFNYMDNVAMRRDIDTLLVRMQAAGLYNPALDTPASDRYAQREKTLAGYVMGKVESGALTAVGGIRVERYSMDNRGTVIAGGVATPLSYDRTKTDIFPSLNLKYAATDNLVLRLAGQRGVSRPAYGAIRVGASINDTNSPGTIGGGNPMLRPEYTWGADASIEYYLPGNGMISVAAFHRWVDNVLYQSQAVVSTDFYNFGGVDRSGYLLSGTYNGESGKLYGVEFNLLKQFDFLPGALDGLGFQGNVTLLDGSFDTPTEKDIAFQGMSKTIANASLFYEKYGISARVSYQWRSHWLDTLGGLGSGEYRQGYENLDVSLRYALTDNLTLFADLANLTDETYIAYQGTPATPTEVEQIGARYLFGVRFSF is encoded by the coding sequence ATGACCTTGCCCAGCGCCTTGCTTTTGCGCACGACCGCGATTTGCGGCGTGCTCCTGTTGACTCAGCCATCCGTTGCCCTGGCGCAGCAGACGGTCGCGCCGGAAGAGGGCGCCGAAGAAGCCGACGAAATCGTCATCACCGGCTCCATCCTCTCGGCGCAGCAGGACTCGATCGCCCTCAAGCGCAATGCGCCCAACCTCTCGGACGTCGCGGCATCGGACGCGGTGGGCCGCTTCCCCGACCAGAATGCGGCCGCAGCCTTGTCCCGCCTGCCCGCCGTCGCCGTGCAGCGCGACCAGGGGCAGGAGCGCTACATTCAGGTGCGCGGAGCGCCCAATCGCTGGACGTCCGTCAGCATCGACGGCATTCCGATGGTCGGCGTGGACGAGGGCGGCGACACGCGCGCTTTCCGCTTCGATGCCATTCCCGCAGTGCTGCTCTCGCAGATGGTCATCAACAAGTCGCTGACCAGCGACCTGCAGGCCGACGCGGTGGTCGCGACCATTGACCTTCGCACCTATTCGCCGATGGATCGCAAGGGACTGCATGTCTCGGGCGATCTCGGCTATGGCCAGATGAGCCTGGGTGGGGGCGAGCAGCGCCAGGGCTCGCTGCGCCTCTCCTGGTCGAACGACAATTTCGGCGTGGTGATCGGCGGCTCGCATTATCGCCGCAAGCAGCTGACCGACAATCGCGAGGTGGGCGCGTACGACGCCAAGGGCCCGACCGAGTTCGATATCCGCCAATATGAGATCGAGCGCTGGAACAACGGCCTGTTCGGCGGCGTGGAGTTCGATCCGGGCAATGGCCTGCGCCTCTACGCCAAGGCGATCTTCTCCGAATTCAACGACAATGAGCAGCGCAACCAGTATGAGTTCCGCCTCGACCGCGCGACCGGCGGGACGCGCACGCAGGACAGCGGTTCGCTGACCGGCGTGCCGCTGCGCGGCAGCTTCAACTTCGGCGAATATCGCAACCGCAACTATATCGGTACGATCGGCGGAGACTATGACACGGGCGACGGCCTCACCGCCTCGCTCAAGCTGAACTACACGAAGACCGAGAACACGAGCTACCTGCCCCTCGTCCAGGCCTCGACCAGCGGCGCCAACAACCTCTCGCTGAACTACGACAACAGCAACCCCAATTTCCCGATCGTGACGATCAACGGAACGTTCAATCAGGCCAGCATGACGAGCGCCGGCGCCTACATGATCGCGGCGCGGCAAAAGACGGTGTCGGACAGCTACACGGCCAAGCTCGACGTCGCGAAGGAAATGGGTGACCTCACCCTGTCCGCCGGCGCCCTCTATGCGGACCGCGACATTGACGGGACGCTCTTTTCGACCTCCAACCTGGCGATGATCGGCGCGCAGGGCGCGGCTGTCGGCCAGCCCTTCGATATCAACAGCTACGTCACCAACCGGCCGTGGGACACCGGCTTCCCCCTCGGCGTGACATTCAATTATATGGACAATGTCGCCATGCGCCGCGACATCGACACGCTGCTGGTGCGGATGCAGGCGGCCGGCCTCTACAACCCCGCGCTCGATACGCCCGCGAGCGATCGCTACGCCCAGCGCGAGAAAACGCTGGCCGGCTATGTCATGGGCAAGGTGGAAAGCGGCGCGCTGACCGCCGTGGGCGGCATCCGTGTGGAGCGGTACAGCATGGACAATCGCGGCACCGTGATCGCGGGCGGCGTCGCCACGCCGCTCAGCTACGACCGCACAAAGACCGACATCTTCCCCAGCCTGAACCTCAAATATGCCGCCACCGACAATCTGGTGCTGCGCCTGGCGGGCCAGCGCGGCGTATCCCGCCCCGCTTATGGCGCGATCCGCGTCGGCGCCTCGATCAACGACACGAACAGTCCCGGCACGATCGGCGGCGGCAATCCCATGCTGCGTCCCGAATATACCTGGGGTGCGGACGCCAGCATCGAATATTATCTGCCCGGCAACGGCATGATCTCGGTCGCCGCCTTCCATCGCTGGGTCGACAATGTGCTTTACCAGAGCCAGGCGGTCGTCAGCACGGACTTCTATAATTTCGGTGGTGTCGATCGCTCCGGCTACCTGCTGAGCGGCACTTACAATGGCGAGAGCGGCAAGCTCTACGGCGTCGAGTTCAATCTGCTCAAGCAGTTCGACTTCCTGCCCGGCGCGCTCGACGGCCTGGGCTTCCAGGGTAACGTCACTCTGCTTGATGGCAGTTTCGATACGCCGACCGAGAAGGACATCGCGTTCCAGGGCATGTCCAAGACCATCGCCAATGCCTCGCTCTTCTACGAGAAATACGGCATCTCGGCACGCGTGAGCTATCAGTGGCGCTCGCACTGGCTGGACACGCTCGGCGGCCTGGGCAGCGGCGAATATCGCCAGGGCTACGAAAATCTCGACGTGTCGCTGCGCTACGCGCTCACCGACAATCTGACGCTGTTCGCCGATCTCGCGAACCTCACCGACGAAACCTACATCGCCTATCAGGGCACACCCGCCACGCCGACCGAGGTCGAGCAGATCGGTGCGCGCTACCTGTTCGGCGTCCGCTTCAGCTTTTGA
- a CDS encoding ATP-binding protein: MRKRSSSGLGREIILSTVIATLTSVMVAIAGLYIFYGVVIRVAPDLLFPLNDQWLPRGVEWLVILALCFVAAGISAAMATRLARRVVKPLVSVAQSARSIVARDLTARAEAGDRATIEATMLVEDFNHLADELARASEALLRWNATIAHELRTPVTILSGRLQGLADGVFKPDEALFRSLVAQVDALARLIEDLRTVSLLEGGRMEMQFQSVELSEEIEAVIRLMQPSLESAGFTISASLDRGFCEVDTARIRQALLALLDNARRHALPARLDVALRIGEEHVRLSVADQGPGLHGDFARHAFDPFRRYMAQGGSAKGSGLGLSVVRVIARAHGGEATYEPLNGGACFCMEIRRRSRASETA, encoded by the coding sequence GTGAGAAAGCGCTCCTCCTCTGGCCTCGGCCGGGAGATCATCCTCTCCACGGTGATCGCCACGCTGACCTCCGTCATGGTCGCGATCGCCGGCCTTTATATCTTCTACGGCGTCGTCATCCGCGTCGCGCCCGACCTCCTGTTTCCACTCAACGACCAGTGGCTGCCGCGCGGAGTCGAATGGCTGGTGATCCTGGCCCTGTGCTTCGTCGCGGCGGGTATTTCCGCAGCGATGGCGACGCGTCTTGCCCGCCGCGTGGTCAAGCCGCTCGTCTCGGTGGCGCAGAGCGCGCGCAGCATTGTCGCGCGGGATCTGACGGCGCGGGCCGAAGCCGGCGATCGCGCCACGATCGAGGCGACGATGCTGGTCGAGGATTTCAACCATCTCGCCGATGAGCTGGCGCGCGCCTCGGAAGCCCTGCTGCGCTGGAACGCGACCATCGCGCACGAACTGCGTACGCCCGTCACGATCCTGAGCGGCCGCCTGCAGGGGCTCGCCGACGGGGTGTTCAAGCCGGACGAGGCCTTGTTCCGCTCGCTCGTGGCGCAGGTCGATGCGCTGGCGCGGCTGATCGAGGACCTGCGCACCGTCAGCCTGCTTGAGGGCGGACGGATGGAGATGCAGTTTCAATCGGTGGAGCTGTCGGAAGAGATCGAGGCCGTCATCCGCCTCATGCAGCCCTCTCTCGAGTCAGCCGGCTTCACCATTTCCGCCAGCCTCGACAGGGGGTTCTGCGAAGTCGATACCGCCCGCATCCGCCAGGCGCTCCTTGCCCTCCTGGACAATGCCCGGCGCCATGCGCTCCCGGCACGGCTCGACGTTGCGCTGCGGATCGGGGAAGAGCATGTCCGTCTCAGCGTCGCGGACCAGGGGCCCGGCCTGCACGGGGATTTCGCGCGGCACGCCTTCGACCCATTCCGGCGCTACATGGCGCAGGGCGGCAGCGCGAAAGGCAGCGGCCTCGGCCTCTCGGTCGTGCGCGTCATCGCCCGGGCGCATGGCGGTGAGGCGACCTATGAGCCGCTGAACGGCGGCGCCTGCTTCTGCATGGAAATCCGCCGACGCAGCCGGGCATCCGAAACCGCCTAG
- a CDS encoding TetR/AcrR family transcriptional regulator — translation MLNAVIDLWESGGNEVVSARQVSANAAVPVSSIYHHFGSLEQLLVLAQEQAQACARDWCETRLDQLAGFSADARAFAPFFAATIDDWVHQQRRLAFAWREGQMLRIDGEPGMQMRLGWRQLWAAFWQEACDRFGLGDRAWLAEHLFENESFVHMIGWHRAVDRAGLDEFARGVSAWMSGEPVPPAPWRDFARTEALRATPVMPSHDGTTSRIAAATAALIEEAGPSGVTHRAVAERTDLTLGVVSHKLRTKTDLLQAGYEAVYLTAVIRLREHTSTISPATADATLDGLADFMSQSLRGQGVHALHLAVARDPALRPFGLQLRYLRGMTSGSLLAMLRPDRAEPSHLEAALLSSFLSSLPRMHADDAPGDARPRIRQAIENMVSLL, via the coding sequence TTGTTGAACGCGGTTATCGACCTCTGGGAGAGCGGCGGGAATGAGGTGGTTTCCGCCCGTCAGGTGTCTGCCAATGCCGCCGTGCCGGTGTCGTCCATCTATCATCACTTCGGCTCTCTGGAACAGTTGTTGGTTCTGGCTCAGGAACAGGCGCAAGCCTGCGCGCGCGACTGGTGCGAGACGCGACTCGACCAGCTGGCGGGCTTCTCCGCGGATGCACGGGCCTTCGCCCCCTTCTTCGCGGCGACCATCGACGATTGGGTGCATCAGCAGCGGCGACTCGCCTTCGCATGGCGGGAAGGACAGATGCTGCGCATCGATGGCGAGCCCGGCATGCAGATGCGACTCGGCTGGCGCCAGCTGTGGGCCGCCTTCTGGCAGGAAGCTTGCGACCGATTTGGCCTCGGGGATCGCGCCTGGCTTGCCGAGCACCTGTTCGAGAATGAGTCCTTCGTCCACATGATCGGTTGGCACAGGGCCGTTGACCGGGCCGGACTTGACGAGTTCGCGCGGGGTGTCAGTGCCTGGATGAGCGGCGAGCCGGTGCCGCCGGCCCCCTGGCGCGACTTCGCCCGCACCGAGGCGCTCCGGGCGACGCCCGTGATGCCGAGCCACGACGGCACGACCAGCCGCATCGCCGCTGCCACCGCCGCCCTGATCGAGGAGGCTGGCCCGTCCGGCGTGACGCACCGCGCCGTCGCCGAGCGGACCGACCTCACGCTTGGCGTTGTTTCGCACAAGCTGCGCACCAAGACGGACCTGCTTCAGGCCGGTTACGAGGCTGTCTATCTCACCGCGGTGATTCGCCTGCGCGAGCACACCTCGACGATCAGCCCCGCGACGGCGGACGCGACACTCGATGGCCTGGCGGACTTCATGAGCCAGTCCCTGCGCGGTCAGGGCGTTCACGCGCTGCACCTCGCCGTTGCCCGCGATCCGGCCCTGCGCCCCTTCGGCCTGCAGCTGCGCTACCTGCGCGGCATGACCTCGGGGTCGCTGCTGGCAATGCTCCGGCCCGATCGTGCCGAGCCGAGCCATCTGGAGGCTGCCCTGCTGTCCAGCTTCCTGTCCTCGCTGCCGCGCATGCATGCCGATGACGCGCCGGGGGATGCGCGCCCGCGCATCCGGCAGGCGATCGAGAACATGGTCTCCCTGCTCTGA